From the genome of Anopheles moucheti chromosome 3, idAnoMoucSN_F20_07, whole genome shotgun sequence, one region includes:
- the LOC128305126 gene encoding periodic tryptophan protein 1 homolog codes for MDSDQEDEVPNVNFVPSLLFVKRGVAKANPDKVTLTPAELARIINETREDLAEDGVDEMDTTDDEENDDSQRGLSERASRLAATNPDGTNEVADEYNFDAYEQETGTSGLHISTVAVIDPEENIQDDEDSDAEDEIIKPTDNLILVGHVQNDSASMEVYIFNEEEGSLYIHHDFLLPSPPLCIEWLSFDPGSDKPGNICAIGCMEPIITVWDLDIQDSLEPVCKLGSKGNRKKNLPKLGHTDAVLDLSWNNHLQHILASGSVDQTVILWDLEEGIPHTTIRDFEEKVQTLAFHPKRAEMLLAGSCDGKVKVFDCRSTTDDSSSFKAWNLGGEIERVCWDHFNQHCFVASTNDGKIHYVDSRQEDCPLWSKEVHEKEVTGLVLSAQVKGMLSTASADGSLKVWDIDEQDARMVYKKNPKIGVIQCLDACNESPFMLALGGDLKTKNFSVINLLDNDVVSNVFKSRYNANERANSSIEPPTEEMEDATIDDE; via the exons ATGGATTCAGACCAAGAAGATGAGGTTCCGAACGTTAATTTCGTTCCCAGCTTGTTGTTTGTGAAACGTGGCGTTGCTAAAGCTAACCCAGACAAG GTAACATTAACACCGGCAGAGCTGGCCAGAATCATCAATGAGACTCGGGAGGATCTGGCAGA GGATGGCGTTGATGAAATGGACACAACCGATGACGAGGAAAACGACGACAGTCAAAGAGGATTATCTGAACGAGCAAGCAGATTGGCGGCCACTAATCCGGATGGCACAAATGAAGTCGCTGATGAGTACAATTTCGATGCTTACGAGCAAGAAA CCGGAACGAGCGGTTTGCATATAAGCACGGTGGCTGTCATTGATCCGGAGGAAAACATCCAGGACGATGAGGATTCCGATGCGGAAGATGAAATCATTAAACCTACGGACAATCTGATTCTCGTCGGACACGTGCAGAATGATAGTGCTTCGATGGAAGTATACA ttttcaacgAAGAGGAAGGCAGTTTGTACATCCATCATGACTTTTTGCTGCCGAGTCCTCCGCTCTGCATCGAATGGTTAAGCTTTGACCCGGGAAGCGATAAACCGGGCAATATCTGCGCAATCGGATGCATGGAGCCGATCATCACGGTGTGGGATTTAGATATTCAGGATTCGCTGGAACCGGTGTGCAAATTAGGTTCGAAAGGCAACCGGAAGAAGAACCTTCCAAAGCTAGGTCACACGGATGCCGTGTTGGATCTTTCATGGAACAATCATTTACA ACATATTTTAGCAAGTGGTTCGGTGGATCAAACCGTTATCTTGTGGGACCTGGAGGAAGGTATACCGCACACTACCATCCGCGATTTCGAGGAGAAGGTGCAAACATTAGCATTCCACCCGAAACGTGCCGAAATGCTTCTGGCTGGAAGTTGCGATGGTAAGGTAAAGGTGTTTGACTGCCGGTCGACAACGGATGATAGCAGTAGCTTCAAAGCGTGGAACCTTGGTGGTGAAATAGAGCGTGTCTGTTGGGACCACTTTAATCAGCACTGTTTCGTGGCCAGCACGAACGATGGCAAGATCCATTACGTCGACAGCCGCCAGGAGGACTGTCCGCTGTGGTCGAAAGAGGTGCATGAAAAGGAAGTTACGGGGTTGGTTCTTAGCGCCCAGGTAAAGGGAATGCTTTCGACTGCCTCGGCTGACGGTTCGCTTAAGGTATGGGACATTGATGAGCAAGACGCACGGATGGTGTACAAAAAGAATCCAAAAATCGGTGTGATTCAGTGTCTGGATGCATGCAACGAAAGTCCCTTCATGTTGGCGCTGGGTGGAgatttaaaaacgaaaaactttAGCGTCATAAACTTGCTGGACAATGATGTTG tGTCGAACGTTTTCAAATCCCGATACAATGCAAACGAGCGGGCAAACAGCAGCATTGAGCCACCGACGGAAGAAATGGAAGATGCAACCATTGACGATGAGTAA